DNA from Nitrospina gracilis Nb-211:
GACAAGCGCGGCCCCATGCTGTTCGAGCATGGCCCGGTGCGGGAGAACTGTTCGCACTGTCACGATTCGCACGGTTCCAACCACCTGAGCATGTTGAAACTGAAAGTACCGTACCTCTGCCAGGCGTGCCATTCGTCGCAGTTCCACCCGAGCGGGTTGTACGATGGCACGCAACTGGCGCCTGGAACCAACAACCGGGATTTGCAGGGCAAGGCGTGCCTCAACTGTCACAGCAAGATTCATGGCTCGAACCATCCTTCCGGAGCCCGGTTCACGCGCTGAGCGTGGTGGCGGCAACTCCGGAGAAGAAGGCATAAATGTTTGAATGCAGTCAAAGAAACGAGGGAGTGCCTGCAACCGTTCGGGGGAAAGGTTCATGTCTTATTTGCGCGGCATTGGATGGGGGGTGCTGTGTTGGCTGGTCCTGCTGGGCGCGCCGCCCGTCATGGCCGAAGACCCGGATCCCTATGCGCTGAGCGAGGGGTTTGAAGGGTATCTGACGCTGGGCGGGGCGGGACTGTTCACCGACGACGAATCGTTCAAGCTCGGCGAATACAACGGCCTCACCGGCAACGAGGGGTACCTGGTCGGCGAGACGGATCTGTTTTACAACCGCGGTGGTTATTATTTCGATCTGTCCGGCCGCAACCTGGGTCTGGAAAACCGCAGTGTGCGGGTGGAGTCCGGCCGTTACGGCGGGTATTCCTTTTTCGCCGAATACGACCAGGGGCCACACCTTGTCAATGGCGTCAACCAGACCGTGTTTCAGAATCCCGGTTCGTCCTTCCTGACGCTCAACCCCGGCTTCACCCAGGGCGCGAACACCGGCGCCATGACTTTCGGCAACCGCGCCGAAGGGCTGGGCATCCGGCGCGACGCCTCGCGTTTTGGGTTCGAATCTCTCTTTAAAGATTTCAAATTCGGGATGACCTACGAGCGCCGGGAGATCGATGGCCTGATGTCCATGGGCGCGCCCTTCGGCAACAGCGCCAGCTCTGCCGTGTCGCGGTCCGTGGTCCTGCCGGAAACGGTGGACAGCGTGACCAACACCCTGCACGGCAACATGGAGTACGCGGGCGACCGCGGTCAGTACCAGGTGTACTTCGATCTGTCGTGGTACGACAACCGGGTCGAGAACATGCGGTTTCAGAATCCCTTCACCGGCGTGGCGGGCCATCCCGCGACCGGTCTCATTTCGCGGCCGCCGGACAACCAGCACTGGCGGGCCGGGTTTTCCGGCGGGTACAATTTCTCCGAGCGCACGCGTTTTGCCGGAACGGTGGAGTACGGCATCATGCGGCAGAACGACCCGCTGGTGCCGTTTTCCGTAGGCACCGGCGCCGCTCTGCTTCCGCGCCAGTCGGCAGACGCGGAGATCCATACCTTCCTGACCACGTTCAACCTGTCGCACCGGCCCACGGCGAAGCTGTCCACCAACCTGCGCTTTCGCCACTACCAGACCATCAACCACACGCCCCGGCAGTTTTTCAATTATGTCGTCAACGATGACACCGGCGGCCAGGTGGGCCTGTCAAACTCCCTCGGCAACCTGCCGTTCGACACCGTACAGGACCGGCTCAATCTGGATGTATCCTACTACCTGCTGAAGGCCACGACGCTCAAGCTGGGTTATCAGTGGGAGATCATGGACCGCACCTTCCGCGAGGTGGATGAAGTCAAGGAGAACACCTTCACCGCCGGATTGCGCAGTGGTTATTTTGAAAACATCGTTGCGGGTTATCAGTTCTCGCTGGCTCTGCGCGAAGAAACCGATCCGTATGAGGAGGCGCGCGTCTTCGCCGGACGCCATCATCCCAGCACCGCGCCGGGGTTCGACACGAACCCGGAAATGCGGCGTTACGACGTGGCCGAACGCACCCGCTTCCGCCACGACGTGAATTTTTCTTACTTCCCCACCGAACGTCTGGACCTGGGGTTTTTCTATAACTTCATGGAAGACAAGTACGACGCGCGATTTCTGGGACTGGAGTCGTTCAAACAGCATGCGTTCACGTTCGATGTCGGCTACCAGCACGCGCGCAACATGCGGTTTCATTTTTATTACACGCTGGAGAAAATCGAAACCATACAGAACAACCGCAGTTTCAACAACACCGCGCAGTCGGTCGATCCCACCCGCAACTGGGCGGCCATTCAGGACAACGTGGTGCACACGTTCGGGGCGGGGCTGGACTACAAGGCCCGGGGCGACAGGCTGCGCCTGGCTCTGGATTACTGGTATTCGAACAGTGAGGAGGACATTCGCTTCCGGGCGGGGTCGTCGCTGGCGACGCCGCGCAATGTTCCGGCCCTGATCACGCGGACGCAGAACGTGGATGTGAAAGGCACGTACAAAGTGCGCAAGAATCTGGACGTGGGACTGCGTTACCTGTTCCAGATGTTTGAGACGGACGACTTCGCCA
Protein-coding regions in this window:
- a CDS encoding MtrB/PioB family decaheme-associated outer membrane protein; translation: MSYLRGIGWGVLCWLVLLGAPPVMAEDPDPYALSEGFEGYLTLGGAGLFTDDESFKLGEYNGLTGNEGYLVGETDLFYNRGGYYFDLSGRNLGLENRSVRVESGRYGGYSFFAEYDQGPHLVNGVNQTVFQNPGSSFLTLNPGFTQGANTGAMTFGNRAEGLGIRRDASRFGFESLFKDFKFGMTYERREIDGLMSMGAPFGNSASSAVSRSVVLPETVDSVTNTLHGNMEYAGDRGQYQVYFDLSWYDNRVENMRFQNPFTGVAGHPATGLISRPPDNQHWRAGFSGGYNFSERTRFAGTVEYGIMRQNDPLVPFSVGTGAALLPRQSADAEIHTFLTTFNLSHRPTAKLSTNLRFRHYQTINHTPRQFFNYVVNDDTGGQVGLSNSLGNLPFDTVQDRLNLDVSYYLLKATTLKLGYQWEIMDRTFREVDEVKENTFTAGLRSGYFENIVAGYQFSLALREETDPYEEARVFAGRHHPSTAPGFDTNPEMRRYDVAERTRFRHDVNFSYFPTERLDLGFFYNFMEDKYDARFLGLESFKQHAFTFDVGYQHARNMRFHFYYTLEKIETIQNNRSFNNTAQSVDPTRNWAAIQDNVVHTFGAGLDYKARGDRLRLALDYWYSNSEEDIRFRAGSSLATPRNVPALITRTQNVDVKGTYKVRKNLDVGLRYLFQMFETDDFATDGFTPSSTQIVQVLTLSGTVRDYEAHTGMLFFTYRLGD